One Natronomonas gomsonensis genomic window, CTCGACGACTTCGCGGCGCTTTGCGGCGCGGACGTCCTCGATTTTTCTGACCTCGATGGTCGAGCGACAGGGACCGACGCGGTCGATGGTCTCCAGTGCCGCCCCGAGAATGGCCGTCTCGACTTGGTCGAGGCTTGTCGCGATGGTGATGCGCCCGAACGACTGGCCGTTCTGGGAGTCGATTTCGACGTCGATGCGGCCGACTTTCGAGGAGTCCTGTAACTCCCGGAGGTCGAGTTCGTCGCCGAGGAGGCCCTCGGTTTGCCCGAAGACCGCCCCCACGACGTCGGAGCGCTCGACCACTCCGTCGGCGGTGATGTCCGCGTGAACGAGATATTTGGCTGTGTCCTGCATTGATGAACTGCCCGTCGCCGGGCGTGGATGATGATGGTGAATCCATGAGCGAACTCATGGGTATATAAATTACGCCGACACGCGTATATAAACCTGCGGACGGACTCGGGCTTTGGCCAGCCTTCGGGACCGTTTATGTACGTCCACGACGAGGGCCGCGTATGGGTATCGACGAACCCGATATCGACCCGACGGCGTTCTTGGAGGACGTGGAGATGCGCATCGGCGAGATAACGAGCGTCGAACCATTCCCGGAGGCCCGAAAGGACGTGTACAAACTCGAAGTCGACTTCGGCTCCGAGACGCGGCAGTCGGCGGCCGGACTCACCGACCTCTATGACCCGGATGACCTCCTCGGTCGACAGGTCGTCGCCGTCGTCAACCTCGGGACGGTGAACATCGCGGGCTTCGAGAGTCAGTGTCTCGTCACGGGTGTCGACAGCGCAGGCGGTGGCATCGTCCACCTCCAACCCGAACGCGACGTGCCGAACGGGACGCGCGTGTACTGATTGCCGTCGGTCTCTGACTGATGAAGAGGATTCTTCTT contains:
- a CDS encoding tRNA-binding protein, with the translated sequence MGIDEPDIDPTAFLEDVEMRIGEITSVEPFPEARKDVYKLEVDFGSETRQSAAGLTDLYDPDDLLGRQVVAVVNLGTVNIAGFESQCLVTGVDSAGGGIVHLQPERDVPNGTRVY